One genomic segment of Pseudomonas sp. RU47 includes these proteins:
- a CDS encoding virulence factor family protein has translation MIQRSLKYILAALIVLAVIAGGGFWYLKRPAPEPTVEQLNPADGAAMTRVIPGTKPKAQVLVAVNDDQKLSEKQLTTLSRSASAQIVQVILPKDCLLQSRALQSGLRELNGPATLVSGIGPGAVLAWRWLSEQKDDKAQAVSVDLALEKGGCTHLLPKSAAHGHWLVAWNDNPDDASAGFVRDQPNAETSISDYDINLPQVLNNELRKILVGGDKANGGLAIPVVEVPAGQAKDTVTLFLSGDGGWRDLDRDVAGEMAKIGYPVVGIDTLRYYWQHKSPEQSALDLTELMQHYRQKWGTKRFILTGYSFGADVLPAIYNRLPETEQQRVDAIILLAFARTGSFEIEVEGWLGNAGKEAATGPEMAKLPPAKVVCIYGEEETDESGCTDKTAVGEAVKLPGGHHFDENYPALAKRLVDLIEKRQSKDSVAEE, from the coding sequence ATGATTCAACGCTCCCTGAAGTACATCCTGGCTGCACTGATCGTGCTGGCCGTGATTGCCGGCGGCGGTTTCTGGTACCTCAAACGCCCGGCACCGGAACCGACCGTCGAACAGCTCAACCCGGCCGATGGCGCCGCCATGACCCGCGTCATCCCTGGCACCAAGCCAAAGGCTCAAGTGCTGGTTGCGGTCAACGACGACCAGAAACTCTCTGAAAAACAACTGACCACCCTGAGCCGCAGCGCCTCGGCGCAGATCGTTCAGGTGATTCTGCCGAAAGACTGCCTGCTGCAAAGCCGCGCCCTGCAATCGGGCCTGCGTGAACTGAACGGTCCGGCTACTTTGGTCAGTGGCATTGGCCCAGGGGCCGTGCTGGCCTGGCGCTGGTTGTCGGAACAGAAAGATGACAAGGCTCAAGCCGTGTCCGTCGACCTCGCGCTGGAAAAAGGTGGCTGCACCCACCTGCTGCCGAAATCCGCCGCCCACGGCCACTGGCTGGTGGCGTGGAACGATAACCCGGACGACGCCAGCGCAGGTTTCGTACGCGACCAACCGAACGCCGAAACCAGCATCAGCGACTACGACATCAACCTGCCGCAAGTGCTGAACAACGAACTGCGTAAAATCCTCGTTGGCGGCGACAAGGCCAACGGCGGTCTGGCGATCCCGGTGGTTGAAGTGCCGGCCGGCCAAGCCAAAGACACCGTGACCCTGTTCCTCTCCGGTGACGGTGGCTGGCGCGACCTCGACCGCGACGTGGCCGGTGAAATGGCCAAGATAGGCTACCCGGTGGTCGGCATCGACACCCTGCGCTACTACTGGCAGCACAAGAGCCCGGAGCAAAGCGCACTGGATCTGACCGAACTGATGCAGCACTACCGGCAGAAATGGGGCACCAAGCGCTTCATCCTCACCGGTTACTCGTTCGGTGCTGACGTCCTGCCGGCGATCTACAACCGCTTGCCGGAAACCGAGCAGCAACGCGTCGACGCAATCATCCTGCTCGCCTTCGCCCGCACCGGCAGCTTCGAAATCGAAGTCGAAGGCTGGCTGGGTAACGCCGGCAAAGAAGCCGCCACCGGCCCGGAAATGGCCAAGCTGCCACCGGCCAAGGTTGTGTGCATCTATGGTGAAGAAGAGACGGATGAAAGTGGCTGCACGGACAAGACTGCCGTTGGCGAAGCAGTGAAACTGCCTGGCGGCCACCACTTCGATGAGAACTACCCGGCGCTGGCCAAGCGTCTGGTGGACTTGATCGAGAAGCGTCAGAGCAAGGACTCGGTCGCCGAAGAGTGA
- the mprF gene encoding bifunctional lysylphosphatidylglycerol flippase/synthetase MprF: MRANSSDPQDTVTAEHPIKPERLRLLDRLSKYRQPIGLAVTLLLFAIALIACRHLLAELDLDALHDSILDVPKPALLGAFAATVVGFIILLGYEWSASRYAGVTLPPRTLALGGFTAFAIGNAIGLSLLSGGSVRYRLYARLGLGASEVAHMTLFASLSLGCALPPLAALATLSDLPAASQALGLSEGLLGTIAAVVLLLGAVLAIGIYRRRLPEQPLRDNLLVRVGRRTLRLPGRRLTFLQLIITALDVAAAATVLYLLLPEAPPFGAFLLVYLLALAAGVLSHVPGGVGVFEAILLAAFADKLGAAPLAAALLLYRLIYVVLPLLVACVFLLINEGQRLFQTQTMRAASGLAAPILAVLVFLSGVVLLFSGATPEIDTRLEHIGFLIPHRLVDASHFGASLIGVLCLMLAQGLRRRLSAAWMLTTILLLVGALLSLLKGFDWEEATLMTLTAALLGVFRRSFYRPSRLTELPFSPLYLVASLCVLGASTWLLLFAYQDVPYSHQLWWQFTLDADAPRGLRSLLGAAVLLLVIALTWLLRTARPVIHLPTPDELDRAAKILMASSQPDGGLALTGDKALLFHQNDEAFLMYARRGRSLVALYDPIGPGQQRAEMIWQFRDLCDIHHARPVFYQVRAENLPYYMDIGLTAIKLGEEARVDLLRFDLEAKGKEMKDLRYTWNRGTRDGLSLEIHEPGQAPMDELKVISDAWLTGKNVREKGFSLGRFSDDYLKHFRIAVIRFEGRPVAFANLLETYSHDLASLDLMRAHPDAPKLTMEFMMVGLIQHYKSHGYARFSLGMVPLSGLQPRRGAPLTQRLGSMVFRRGEQLYNFQGLRRFKDKFQPDWEPRYMAVPAGLDPLVALADTAALIAGGLTGLVKR, encoded by the coding sequence ATGCGCGCCAACTCGTCTGATCCACAAGACACCGTCACAGCGGAACACCCGATCAAACCCGAGCGCCTGCGCTTGCTGGATCGGTTGAGCAAATACCGGCAACCCATCGGTCTGGCGGTCACGCTGTTGCTGTTTGCCATTGCGCTGATTGCCTGTCGTCATCTGCTTGCCGAGCTTGATCTCGATGCGCTGCACGACTCGATTCTCGACGTGCCGAAACCCGCCCTGCTCGGTGCGTTTGCTGCGACTGTGGTCGGCTTCATCATTCTACTGGGCTACGAATGGTCGGCCAGCCGCTATGCCGGCGTGACCTTGCCGCCGCGCACATTGGCGCTGGGCGGCTTCACCGCGTTTGCGATTGGCAATGCGATCGGTCTGTCGCTGCTGTCCGGCGGTTCGGTGCGCTACCGTTTATATGCACGACTGGGCCTAGGCGCGTCGGAAGTCGCGCACATGACCTTGTTCGCCAGTTTGTCGCTGGGCTGCGCCTTGCCGCCGCTGGCCGCACTGGCAACGCTGAGCGATCTGCCTGCTGCCTCGCAGGCGCTGGGTTTGTCCGAAGGCCTGCTCGGCACTATCGCCGCTGTCGTGCTGTTGCTTGGCGCAGTACTGGCCATCGGCATCTACCGTCGACGCCTGCCGGAACAACCGTTACGCGACAACCTGCTGGTCAGGGTTGGCCGCCGCACGCTGCGCTTGCCGGGGCGTCGCCTGACGTTCCTGCAACTGATCATTACCGCCCTCGACGTCGCGGCTGCCGCCACGGTCCTTTATCTGTTGCTGCCGGAAGCGCCACCGTTCGGCGCGTTCCTGCTGGTGTATCTGCTGGCACTGGCTGCCGGCGTACTCAGCCATGTACCCGGCGGCGTCGGTGTGTTCGAAGCGATTCTGCTGGCCGCCTTCGCCGACAAACTCGGTGCCGCGCCACTGGCCGCCGCCCTGCTGCTGTATCGCCTGATCTATGTGGTGCTGCCGCTGCTGGTGGCCTGCGTATTCCTGCTGATCAACGAAGGTCAGCGCCTGTTCCAGACCCAGACCATGCGCGCCGCGTCCGGTCTGGCCGCACCGATTCTGGCGGTGCTGGTGTTCCTGTCCGGTGTGGTGCTGCTGTTTTCCGGCGCTACTCCCGAGATCGACACACGTCTGGAGCACATCGGCTTTCTGATCCCGCATCGTCTGGTGGACGCTTCGCACTTTGGCGCCAGCCTGATCGGCGTGCTCTGCCTGATGCTCGCTCAGGGTCTGCGTCGTCGCCTGTCGGCCGCGTGGATGCTGACCACCATTCTGCTGCTGGTTGGCGCCCTGCTCTCGCTGCTCAAAGGTTTTGACTGGGAAGAGGCGACACTGATGACCCTGACGGCAGCGCTGCTCGGCGTGTTCCGTCGCTCGTTCTATCGCCCGAGTCGCCTGACCGAACTGCCGTTCTCGCCGCTGTACCTAGTGGCCAGCCTCTGTGTGCTCGGCGCTTCGACATGGCTGCTGCTGTTCGCTTATCAGGACGTGCCGTACAGCCATCAACTGTGGTGGCAGTTCACCCTCGACGCTGACGCGCCACGTGGCCTGCGTTCGCTGCTCGGCGCCGCCGTCCTGCTGCTGGTGATCGCGTTGACCTGGCTGCTGCGCACCGCGCGCCCGGTCATTCACCTGCCGACGCCTGACGAACTCGATCGTGCGGCGAAGATTCTGATGGCGTCGTCGCAACCCGACGGTGGCCTCGCGCTGACTGGTGACAAGGCGTTGCTGTTTCATCAGAACGACGAAGCGTTCCTGATGTACGCGCGCCGTGGTCGCAGCCTCGTGGCGCTGTACGACCCGATCGGCCCCGGCCAGCAACGTGCCGAGATGATCTGGCAGTTCCGCGACCTCTGTGACATTCACCACGCTCGCCCGGTGTTCTACCAGGTGCGCGCGGAGAACCTGCCGTACTACATGGACATCGGCCTGACCGCGATCAAACTCGGCGAAGAAGCCCGGGTCGATCTGCTGCGCTTTGACCTGGAAGCCAAGGGCAAAGAGATGAAGGATCTGCGTTACACCTGGAACCGAGGCACCCGCGATGGTTTGTCGCTGGAGATCCACGAGCCGGGTCAGGCGCCGATGGATGAGCTGAAAGTGATTTCCGATGCGTGGCTGACCGGCAAGAACGTGCGCGAGAAAGGTTTCTCCCTCGGCCGTTTCAGCGACGATTACCTGAAGCATTTCCGCATCGCGGTGATTCGCTTCGAAGGTCGCCCGGTGGCGTTCGCCAACCTGCTCGAAACTTATAGCCATGACCTGGCCAGTCTCGACCTGATGCGCGCGCACCCGGATGCGCCGAAGCTGACCATGGAATTCATGATGGTCGGCCTGATTCAACACTATAAGAGTCACGGATACGCGCGCTTCAGCCTGGGCATGGTGCCGTTGTCGGGGTTGCAACCCCGCCGTGGTGCACCGCTGACCCAGCGTCTGGGCTCGATGGTTTTCCGCCGTGGTGAGCAGCTGTACAACTTCCAAGGCTTGCGCCGCTTCAAAGACAAGTTCCAGCCTGACTGGGAACCCCGTTATATGGCCGTGCCCGCCGGACTCGATCCGCTGGTGGCGCTGGCCGACACTGCTGCCCTGATCGCGGGCGGCTTGACTGGATTGGTGAAACGCTGA
- the dinB gene encoding DNA polymerase IV: MTQRKIIHIDCDCFYAAIEMRDDPRLAGKPLAVGGSADRRGVIATCNYEARAYGVRSAMASGHALKLCPDLTIVKPRMDAYREASKEIHTIFADYTDLIEPLSLDEAYLDVSDSAHFGGSATRIAQDIRRRVSNQLHITVSAGVAPNKFLAKIASDWKKPNGLFVITPDQVEDFVSDLPVSKLHGVGKVTADKLGKFGIVDCSQLREWDKLALVREFGSFGERLWSLARGIDDRLVHNDSRRQSISVENTYDVDLPDLRSCLDKLPELLETLKTRMARIDSSYRPGKPFVKVKFHDFTQTTLEQAGAGRDLGSYQLMLTQAFNRGGKPVRLLGVGVRLEDLRGGFEQMELFER; encoded by the coding sequence ATGACTCAGCGAAAAATCATCCACATCGACTGCGATTGTTTTTACGCCGCCATCGAAATGCGCGATGACCCGCGTCTGGCCGGCAAGCCGTTGGCAGTGGGCGGTTCGGCGGATCGGCGCGGGGTGATCGCCACCTGCAACTATGAAGCGCGCGCGTATGGTGTGCGTTCGGCGATGGCCTCGGGGCATGCACTGAAGTTGTGTCCGGACCTGACCATCGTCAAGCCGCGAATGGATGCCTATCGCGAAGCCTCGAAAGAAATTCACACGATCTTTGCCGATTACACCGACTTGATCGAGCCGCTGTCGCTGGATGAGGCCTATCTGGATGTCTCCGACAGCGCGCATTTTGGCGGCAGCGCTACACGCATTGCCCAAGATATCCGTCGCCGGGTCTCCAATCAGTTGCACATCACCGTTTCCGCTGGCGTGGCACCGAACAAGTTTTTAGCGAAGATCGCCAGTGACTGGAAAAAACCCAACGGGCTATTCGTGATTACGCCGGATCAGGTCGAAGACTTTGTCAGCGATTTGCCGGTCAGCAAACTGCATGGCGTCGGCAAGGTCACCGCCGACAAGCTGGGCAAGTTCGGCATTGTCGATTGCTCGCAGTTGCGCGAGTGGGACAAATTGGCGCTGGTGCGCGAATTCGGCAGTTTTGGCGAGCGACTGTGGAGTCTGGCCCGTGGGATCGATGACCGGTTGGTGCACAACGACAGTCGGCGTCAGTCAATCAGCGTGGAAAATACCTACGACGTTGATCTGCCGGATCTGCGCAGTTGCCTCGACAAACTGCCAGAGCTGCTGGAAACCCTGAAAACCCGCATGGCACGGATCGACAGCAGTTATCGGCCGGGCAAGCCGTTCGTCAAAGTGAAGTTTCATGATTTTACCCAGACCACGCTGGAGCAGGCCGGGGCAGGGCGGGATCTGGGCAGTTATCAGTTGATGCTGACGCAGGCGTTCAATCGCGGCGGGAAACCGGTGCGGTTGCTGGGGGTTGGGGTAAGGCTTGAGGATTTGCGCGGAGGGTTTGAACAGATGGAGTTGTTTGAGCGGTAG
- a CDS encoding proline--tRNA ligase, whose translation MRTSQFLLATQKETPSDAVVISHQLMLRAGMIRKLASGLYTWLPMGLRVMRKVEAIVREEMNAAGSLEVLMPSTQPAELWQESGRWEEYGPELLRIKDRHGRDFCAGPTHEEVITDLMRNELSSYKQLPINLYQIQTKFRDEIRPRFGLMRGREFIMKDAYSFHADQASLQVTYDRMHQAYCNVFSRLGLKFRPVEADNGSIGGAGSHEFHVLAESGEDDIVFSNGSDYAANIEKAEAVPRETSRAAATEELRLVDTPDTKTIAALVEKFNLPIEKTIKTLIVRAEEEGKLIALVIRGDHELNEIKAAQQPGVASPLVMATDAELRDAIGAGAGSLGPLNLPLPIIIDRSVELMSDFGIGANIDDKHYFGVNWERDLPVPTVADLRNVVAGDPSPDGKGTLEIKRGIEVGHIFQLGNKYSKAMKCEVLGENGKPVTLEMGCYGIGVSRVVAAAIEQNNDENGIIWSDTLAPFQIALVPLRYETEQVREATDKLYAELTAAGFEVLLDDRDKKTSPGIKFADMELIGIPHRIVVSDRGLAEGNLEYKSRTEGEAQALPVADVLSFLQARIRR comes from the coding sequence ATGCGCACCAGTCAATTTTTGCTCGCCACACAGAAAGAAACGCCTTCCGACGCGGTCGTGATCAGCCATCAGCTGATGCTGCGCGCCGGCATGATCCGCAAACTCGCCTCCGGCCTGTACACCTGGCTGCCGATGGGCTTGCGGGTAATGCGCAAGGTTGAAGCCATCGTTCGCGAAGAGATGAACGCTGCCGGCTCTCTCGAAGTGTTGATGCCGAGCACCCAACCGGCCGAGCTGTGGCAGGAATCGGGACGCTGGGAAGAATATGGCCCTGAGCTGCTGCGCATCAAAGACCGCCACGGTCGCGACTTCTGCGCGGGCCCGACCCACGAAGAAGTGATCACCGATCTGATGCGCAACGAGTTGAGCAGCTACAAACAGCTGCCAATCAACCTGTACCAGATCCAGACCAAATTCCGTGACGAAATCCGCCCACGCTTCGGTTTGATGCGTGGCCGTGAATTCATCATGAAGGACGCGTACTCGTTCCACGCTGATCAGGCGTCGCTGCAGGTCACTTATGACCGTATGCACCAGGCCTACTGCAACGTGTTCAGCCGTCTTGGCTTGAAATTCCGTCCGGTTGAAGCCGACAACGGTTCGATCGGTGGCGCCGGCTCGCACGAATTCCACGTACTGGCCGAGTCCGGCGAAGACGACATCGTCTTCAGCAACGGCTCCGATTACGCGGCGAACATCGAAAAAGCCGAAGCGGTGCCACGCGAAACTTCGCGCGCTGCTGCGACCGAAGAACTGCGTCTGGTCGATACCCCGGACACCAAAACCATCGCGGCGCTGGTGGAAAAATTCAATCTGCCGATTGAAAAGACCATCAAGACCCTGATCGTGCGTGCCGAAGAAGAAGGCAAGCTGATCGCGCTGGTGATTCGAGGCGACCACGAACTCAACGAAATCAAGGCTGCCCAGCAACCGGGCGTTGCCAGCCCGCTGGTCATGGCCACCGATGCCGAACTGCGTGACGCGATTGGCGCCGGCGCCGGTTCGCTCGGCCCGCTGAACCTGCCGCTGCCAATCATCATCGACCGCTCGGTCGAACTGATGAGCGACTTCGGTATCGGCGCAAACATCGACGACAAGCACTACTTCGGCGTGAACTGGGAGCGTGATCTGCCGGTTCCAACCGTGGCTGACCTGCGTAACGTAGTCGCCGGTGACCCAAGCCCGGACGGCAAAGGCACGCTGGAAATCAAGCGCGGCATCGAAGTCGGGCACATCTTCCAGCTGGGCAACAAGTACAGCAAGGCGATGAAGTGCGAAGTGCTGGGCGAGAACGGCAAGCCAGTCACCCTGGAAATGGGCTGCTACGGCATCGGCGTGTCCCGCGTGGTGGCAGCTGCCATCGAACAGAACAACGACGAAAACGGCATCATCTGGAGCGACACCCTGGCGCCGTTCCAGATTGCTCTGGTACCGCTGCGCTATGAAACCGAGCAGGTGCGCGAAGCCACCGATAAGCTGTACGCCGAACTGACGGCGGCCGGCTTCGAAGTGCTGCTGGACGATCGCGACAAGAAAACCAGCCCGGGTATCAAATTCGCGGACATGGAGCTGATCGGCATTCCTCACCGGATCGTGGTCAGCGACCGCGGCCTCGCCGAAGGCAACCTGGAATACAAGAGCCGTACCGAAGGCGAAGCGCAAGCATTGCCAGTGGCTGACGTATTGTCCTTCCTGCAGGCCCGTATCCGCCGCTGA
- a CDS encoding AmpG family muropeptide MFS transporter, which yields MPRKTWRAALAAYASPSTLVLLLLGFAAGLPYMLVFSTLSVWLREAGVARETIGYASLIGLAYAFKWVWSPLLDQWRLPLLGKLGRRRSWLVLSQALVILGLIGMGFCDPQKHLSWLIAIAVVVAFASATQDIAVDAYRLEIAEDNRQAALAASYMSGYRVAALLATAGALFFAEGFGSTGFNYQHSAWAGTYALFGALMIPALLTTLLMREPPVPLRTQLQAGRYTFMHQLMSVFVLIVLLVSVPAMFTQLYNTDFASVLFGDMSPLDLLLEDRAFLRAILYTLLTGLCLSTMGRRGLAPVLTPVNDFILRYRWQALLLLGLIATYRMSDTVMGVMANVFYIDQGFTKDQIASVSKIFGLIMTLVGAGMGGLLIVRFGILPILFIGGAASAATNLLFVMLADMGPNLQMLMVTISLDNFSSGLATSAFVAYLSSLTNLKFSATQYALLSSIMLLLPRLMGGYSGVLVEKFGYHSFFLITALLGVPTLILIALHWFQESRREGPTPTPEPVPTPATEES from the coding sequence ATGCCCCGTAAAACCTGGCGCGCCGCGCTAGCCGCTTATGCCAGTCCTTCGACGCTCGTGCTGTTGTTGCTCGGTTTCGCCGCCGGCCTGCCGTACATGCTGGTGTTTTCAACGCTTTCCGTCTGGCTTCGTGAGGCCGGTGTGGCCCGTGAAACCATCGGCTATGCCAGCCTGATCGGTCTGGCCTATGCGTTCAAATGGGTCTGGTCACCTTTGCTCGACCAATGGCGTCTGCCGTTGCTGGGCAAGCTTGGCCGTCGCCGTTCGTGGCTGGTGCTCTCACAAGCCCTGGTGATTCTCGGCCTGATCGGCATGGGTTTCTGCGATCCGCAGAAGCATCTGTCCTGGCTGATTGCCATTGCAGTCGTCGTCGCTTTCGCCTCCGCCACTCAAGATATCGCGGTGGATGCCTATCGCCTGGAAATCGCCGAAGACAACCGTCAGGCCGCGCTCGCCGCCAGTTATATGTCCGGCTACCGTGTCGCTGCACTGCTGGCGACGGCCGGCGCCTTGTTCTTCGCGGAAGGCTTCGGCTCTACCGGCTTCAATTATCAGCATTCAGCCTGGGCCGGCACTTACGCGCTGTTCGGCGCACTGATGATTCCCGCGCTGCTGACCACGCTGTTGATGCGCGAGCCACCGGTTCCACTACGCACGCAGTTGCAGGCCGGGCGCTACACCTTCATGCATCAGTTAATGTCGGTGTTTGTGCTGATCGTCTTGCTGGTCTCGGTACCGGCGATGTTCACCCAGCTCTACAACACTGATTTCGCCAGCGTGCTGTTCGGTGACATGAGTCCGCTTGACCTGCTGCTGGAAGACCGCGCTTTCCTGCGCGCGATTCTCTACACACTGCTCACCGGTCTGTGCCTGTCGACCATGGGCCGTCGCGGCCTGGCGCCGGTGCTGACGCCGGTCAATGACTTCATTCTGCGCTATCGCTGGCAGGCGCTGCTGCTGCTCGGCCTGATCGCCACCTATCGGATGTCGGACACGGTGATGGGCGTCATGGCCAACGTGTTCTACATCGACCAAGGCTTTACCAAGGATCAGATTGCCAGCGTCAGCAAGATCTTCGGCCTGATCATGACGCTGGTTGGCGCCGGCATGGGTGGCCTGCTGATCGTGCGCTTCGGCATTCTGCCGATCCTGTTCATCGGCGGCGCGGCCTCGGCAGCCACCAACCTGCTGTTCGTCATGCTCGCCGACATGGGCCCGAACCTGCAGATGCTGATGGTGACCATTTCCCTCGACAACTTCAGCTCGGGCCTGGCGACGTCGGCGTTTGTTGCCTATCTGTCGAGCCTGACCAACCTGAAGTTCTCCGCCACGCAATACGCCCTGCTCAGCTCGATCATGCTGCTGCTACCGCGCCTGATGGGCGGGTATTCGGGGGTTTTGGTGGAAAAGTTCGGCTATCACAGCTTCTTCCTGATCACCGCCCTGCTCGGCGTGCCGACGCTGATTCTGATCGCGTTGCACTGGTTTCAGGAAAGCCGCCGCGAAGGCCCAACGCCAACGCCCGAGCCTGTGCCGACGCCGGCCACAGAAGAATCGTAA
- a CDS encoding MGMT family protein, which produces MRPCSGTVPVTEQPHDRDSEAQIRRTALYSTLAQVPEGKVVSYGQLAELAGLGRAARWVGRTLSQLPGDTKLPWHRVLGAGGRISLPVGSPSGDEQRARLRMEGITVLNNRVDIQRHGWRPVEHSG; this is translated from the coding sequence ATCCGCCCATGTTCAGGAACCGTGCCCGTGACAGAGCAGCCCCACGACCGTGACAGTGAAGCGCAAATCCGACGCACGGCGCTCTACTCCACCCTTGCTCAAGTGCCCGAAGGCAAAGTCGTCAGCTATGGTCAGTTAGCTGAACTTGCCGGGTTGGGGCGCGCCGCCCGCTGGGTCGGCCGCACCTTGAGTCAGTTGCCAGGCGATACAAAACTGCCCTGGCACCGTGTACTGGGCGCCGGCGGTCGGATCAGCCTGCCGGTGGGCAGCCCATCGGGCGATGAACAACGGGCCCGATTGCGCATGGAAGGCATCACCGTCCTGAACAATCGTGTGGATATTCAGCGCCATGGCTGGCGTCCGGTAGAGCACAGCGGTTAG
- a CDS encoding DUF481 domain-containing protein, translating to MFSRSLLCLAVFSASTPLLADTVWLKNGDKLSGTITVFDGGKLLIQTKYAGAVTIDWKEVKTLDSDQHLLVKQDAYTGEVSKSLTAAEDGKVTLANGEAPKTVELASIQQILKPKPVVEDLVWKGNVDLALDYQRAEKDTDDYDVGFKTSARHGRWRHTAEGEYNREVQDDETTTNNWRAEYALDRFLTDQWFWQGRLNYKRDHIEELARQRVVGTGPGYQFWDDELGAFSLGSLLNRTDYEYRDGSKDNFYSVAMKWDYNRYLIGKKVEFFTNGEVGKPLSGVADYALDAEMGLRYKVTDWASLNLKAERDIISGTNDADLNKTRYTAGFGVAW from the coding sequence ATGTTTTCCAGATCCTTGCTGTGCCTTGCTGTATTCAGCGCGTCCACGCCCCTGCTTGCCGACACCGTCTGGTTGAAGAACGGTGACAAGTTGAGCGGCACTATCACCGTGTTCGATGGCGGCAAGCTGTTGATCCAGACCAAATATGCCGGTGCGGTCACGATTGACTGGAAAGAGGTCAAGACCCTGGACAGCGATCAGCACCTGCTGGTCAAGCAGGATGCCTACACCGGAGAAGTGTCCAAGTCGCTGACGGCTGCCGAAGATGGCAAGGTCACCCTGGCCAACGGAGAGGCGCCGAAAACCGTCGAACTGGCGAGCATTCAGCAGATTCTCAAACCCAAACCGGTGGTCGAGGATCTGGTGTGGAAGGGTAATGTCGACCTGGCGCTGGACTATCAGCGCGCCGAGAAGGACACCGATGACTACGATGTCGGCTTCAAGACCTCAGCGCGTCATGGTCGCTGGCGTCATACCGCCGAAGGCGAGTACAACCGCGAAGTGCAGGACGACGAGACCACCACCAACAACTGGCGCGCCGAATATGCACTCGACCGCTTCCTGACGGATCAATGGTTCTGGCAGGGCCGCCTGAACTACAAGCGTGATCACATCGAAGAGCTGGCGCGTCAGCGCGTGGTCGGTACCGGTCCTGGCTACCAGTTCTGGGATGACGAGCTGGGCGCGTTCTCGCTGGGCTCGCTGCTCAACCGTACCGATTACGAGTATCGCGATGGCAGCAAGGACAACTTCTATTCCGTCGCGATGAAGTGGGATTACAACCGTTACCTGATTGGCAAGAAGGTCGAATTCTTCACCAACGGTGAAGTGGGCAAGCCGCTGTCGGGTGTTGCCGATTACGCGCTGGATGCCGAGATGGGCTTGCGCTACAAGGTCACCGATTGGGCCTCGCTCAATCTCAAGGCTGAGCGTGACATCATCAGCGGCACCAACGATGCCGATCTGAACAAGACCCGTTATACCGCCGGGTTTGGCGTGGCCTGGTAA
- a CDS encoding cold-shock protein — MSNRQTGTVKWFNDEKGFGFITPQSGDDLFVHFKAIQSDGFKSLKEGQQVSFIATRGQKGMQAEEVQVI; from the coding sequence ATGTCTAATCGCCAAACCGGTACCGTTAAGTGGTTCAACGATGAAAAAGGCTTCGGCTTCATCACTCCACAATCCGGTGACGACCTGTTCGTTCACTTCAAAGCTATCCAATCCGACGGCTTCAAAAGCCTGAAAGAAGGCCAACAGGTTTCTTTCATCGCTACCCGCGGTCAGAAAGGCATGCAAGCTGAAGAAGTACAAGTTATCTAA
- the dcd gene encoding dCTP deaminase, with translation MSIKSDKWIRRMAQEHGMIEPFVERQMRGSDDSRVISYGVSSYGYDVRCTNHFKVFTNINSSIVDPKNFDPGSFVDVHSDVCIIPPNSFALASTVEYFRIPRNVLTICLGKSTYARCGIIVNVTPLEPEWEGHVTLEFSNTTNLPAKIYANEGVAQMLFLESDEECEVSYKDRGGKYQGQRGVTLPRT, from the coding sequence ATGAGCATCAAATCGGACAAGTGGATTCGCCGCATGGCGCAGGAACACGGCATGATCGAGCCGTTCGTCGAACGCCAGATGCGCGGCAGCGATGACAGCCGGGTGATCTCCTATGGTGTGTCGAGCTACGGCTACGACGTGCGCTGCACCAACCACTTCAAGGTGTTCACCAACATCAACTCGTCCATCGTCGACCCGAAAAACTTCGATCCGGGCAGCTTCGTCGACGTCCACAGCGACGTCTGCATCATTCCGCCGAACTCCTTCGCGCTGGCCAGCACCGTTGAATACTTCCGCATTCCACGCAATGTATTGACCATCTGCCTGGGCAAAAGCACCTACGCGCGTTGCGGCATCATCGTAAACGTCACGCCGCTCGAGCCAGAGTGGGAAGGCCACGTGACGCTGGAATTTTCCAACACCACCAACCTGCCGGCGAAGATCTACGCCAACGAAGGCGTGGCGCAGATGCTCTTCCTTGAATCCGACGAGGAATGTGAAGTGTCTTACAAGGATCGCGGCGGCAAGTACCAGGGCCAGCGTGGCGTGACCCTGCCGCGCACCTGA